A window from Pseudomonas sp. MRSN 12121 encodes these proteins:
- a CDS encoding DsbE family thiol:disulfide interchange protein, with protein sequence MKRWIMLLPLALFLLVAVFLYRGLYLDPAELPSAMIGKPFPEFSLPSVQGDKTLTRADLLGKPALVNVWGTWCISCRVEHPVLNKLAQQGVTIYGVNYKDVNADALKWLAEFHNPYLLDIRDEEGTLGLNLGVYGAPETFFIDAKGIIRDKYVGVIDETVWREKLAAKYQALSDEAKP encoded by the coding sequence ATGAAACGCTGGATAATGTTGTTGCCGCTGGCGCTGTTCCTGCTGGTGGCGGTGTTCCTCTACCGCGGGTTGTACCTGGACCCGGCCGAGCTGCCGTCGGCGATGATCGGCAAGCCGTTCCCGGAGTTCTCGCTGCCGTCGGTGCAGGGCGACAAGACCCTGACCCGGGCCGATTTGCTGGGCAAGCCGGCGCTGGTCAACGTCTGGGGCACCTGGTGCATTTCCTGCCGGGTCGAGCACCCGGTGCTGAACAAGCTGGCGCAGCAGGGCGTGACCATCTATGGCGTCAACTACAAGGACGTCAACGCCGACGCCCTGAAATGGCTGGCCGAATTCCACAACCCCTACCTGCTGGACATCCGCGACGAGGAGGGCACCCTGGGCCTGAACCTGGGCGTGTACGGCGCGCCGGAAACCTTCTTCATCGACGCCAAGGGCATCATTCGCGACAAATACGTCGGGGTGATCGACGAAACCGTGTGGCGCGAAAAGCTGGCCGCCAAGTACCAGGCCCTGAGCGATGAGGCCAAGCCATGA
- a CDS encoding cytochrome c-type biogenesis protein: protein MRRWLAAAILGLSIAGVAHAAIDTYEFANDAERERFRELTKELRCPKCQNQDIADSNAPIAADLRKEIFRMLGEGKDNQQIIDFMVDRYGDFVRYKPALTGKTALLWFGPAGLLLGGVVIIAMIVRRRRVQRSDRPNALSPDERQRLDQLLEKDHE from the coding sequence ATGAGGCGCTGGCTGGCCGCGGCCATCCTGGGCCTGAGCATCGCCGGCGTGGCCCACGCGGCGATCGATACCTACGAGTTCGCCAACGACGCCGAGCGCGAGCGTTTTCGCGAGCTGACCAAAGAGCTGCGCTGCCCCAAGTGCCAGAACCAGGACATCGCCGACTCCAATGCGCCGATCGCCGCGGACCTGCGCAAGGAGATCTTCCGCATGCTCGGCGAAGGCAAGGACAACCAGCAGATCATCGATTTCATGGTCGACCGCTATGGCGACTTCGTGCGCTACAAGCCGGCGCTGACCGGCAAGACCGCGTTGCTCTGGTTCGGCCCCGCCGGCCTGCTGTTGGGCGGCGTGGTGATCATCGCGATGATTGTCCGGCGCCGGCGCGTACAGCGCAGCGACCGCCCGAACGCGCTTTCCCCTGACGAGCGTCAACGCCTCGACCAACTGTTGGAAAAAGACCACGAATGA
- the ccmI gene encoding c-type cytochrome biogenesis protein CcmI — MIDFWLAAGLLLLVALSFLLIPVLRGRRAQREEDRTALNVALYQERVAELQGQQAEGVLSAEQLDSGRAEAARELLADTEGGEPARTSRLSKPLPLLAALLVPVLGVVLYLHFGASDKVELTREFAQAPQSMEEMTRRLERAVAAQPDSAEGLYFLGRTYMAQDRPADAAKIFERTVALAGRQPELLGQWAQAQYFADGKQWSDKVQALTDEALKADPKEVTSLGLLGIAAFEGERYQEAIDYWNRLLAQLPADDNSRAALQGGIDRATEKLQASGGKVAQAPAAKAAALLKVRVDLAADLKAKVQPGDSVFIFARATSGPPAPLAAKRLTVADLPVTVELGDADAMMPQLKLSNFPEVQLVARVSRAGQPTAGEWVGRSQPLASSTTAPQQLTIDSPDK; from the coding sequence ATGATTGATTTCTGGCTCGCCGCAGGCCTGCTGCTCCTGGTAGCCCTGAGTTTTCTGCTGATCCCGGTTCTGCGTGGCCGTCGTGCCCAGCGCGAAGAGGATCGTACCGCGCTGAACGTGGCGCTCTATCAAGAACGCGTGGCCGAGCTGCAAGGCCAGCAGGCCGAAGGCGTGCTCAGCGCCGAACAACTGGACAGCGGCCGTGCCGAGGCCGCGCGCGAACTGCTGGCCGACACCGAGGGCGGGGAACCGGCCCGGACGTCGCGGCTGAGCAAGCCGCTGCCCTTGCTGGCGGCACTCTTGGTGCCGGTGCTGGGCGTGGTGCTGTACCTGCATTTCGGCGCCAGCGACAAGGTCGAGCTGACCCGCGAGTTCGCCCAGGCCCCGCAATCGATGGAAGAGATGACCCGGCGCCTGGAGCGGGCGGTCGCTGCCCAGCCGGATTCCGCCGAGGGCCTGTATTTCCTCGGGCGTACCTATATGGCCCAGGACCGCCCGGCGGATGCGGCGAAGATCTTCGAGCGCACCGTGGCCCTGGCCGGGCGCCAGCCGGAACTGCTCGGCCAGTGGGCGCAGGCGCAGTACTTCGCCGACGGCAAGCAATGGTCGGACAAGGTCCAGGCCCTGACCGACGAAGCGCTGAAGGCCGACCCGAAGGAAGTCACCAGCCTGGGCCTGCTGGGGATCGCCGCCTTCGAGGGCGAGCGTTATCAAGAGGCCATCGATTACTGGAACCGCCTGCTGGCGCAACTGCCGGCGGACGACAACTCCCGTGCCGCGCTGCAGGGTGGCATCGACCGCGCGACCGAGAAGCTGCAGGCCAGCGGTGGCAAGGTGGCCCAGGCCCCGGCGGCCAAGGCCGCGGCGCTGCTCAAGGTGCGGGTCGACCTGGCCGCGGACCTCAAGGCCAAGGTGCAGCCGGGCGACAGTGTGTTCATCTTCGCCCGCGCCACCTCCGGCCCGCCGGCACCGCTGGCGGCCAAGCGCCTGACCGTGGCCGACCTGCCGGTGACCGTCGAGCTGGGCGATGCCGATGCGATGATGCCGCAGTTGAAACTGTCGAACTTCCCGGAAGTCCAACTGGTTGCGCGGGTGTCCCGCGCCGGCCAGCCGACGGCCGGCGAGTGGGTGGGACGCAGCCAGCCCCTGGCCAGCAGCACCACCGCGCCGCAGCAACTGACCATCGACAGCCCGGATAAATAA
- a CDS encoding LysR family transcriptional regulator, translating to MDRLAAMQTFVLVVESGSFSAAARRLEIGQPAVSKIIAQLEARLAVRLLLRSTRGLTPTEAGLAFFERARRALDEADEADLAARGAGAGLSGTLRICAAVTFARLHIVPHLGTFLDRHPDLDIDVVLDDRNINLVEAGIDVSLRMGPLSDSGLTARKIGECRRMVLATPAYFERHGEPRAPIDLDRHQAVVYSLGGGSHWRFERAEEQQSVTVHGRLRVSAAEGVRAAVLAHRGLALASQWMFAPELESGAVRETLADWNLPRQELWAVFPTGRLSSAKARAFVDFVQQLLADPAQD from the coding sequence ATGGACCGCCTGGCAGCCATGCAAACCTTCGTCCTGGTGGTGGAAAGCGGCTCCTTTTCGGCAGCCGCCCGACGCCTGGAGATCGGCCAGCCGGCCGTCTCGAAAATCATCGCCCAGCTGGAAGCGCGGCTGGCGGTGCGGCTGTTGTTGCGCTCGACCCGCGGCCTGACGCCCACCGAGGCCGGTCTGGCGTTTTTCGAGCGCGCCAGGCGCGCCCTCGACGAGGCCGACGAAGCCGATCTCGCCGCCCGCGGCGCCGGCGCGGGGCTCAGCGGAACCCTGCGGATCTGCGCGGCGGTGACCTTCGCCCGGTTGCATATCGTGCCGCACCTGGGGACCTTTCTCGACCGCCATCCCGACCTCGACATCGACGTGGTGCTCGATGATCGCAACATCAACCTGGTGGAAGCCGGGATCGACGTGTCCCTGCGCATGGGGCCGTTGAGCGACTCCGGGCTGACCGCGCGCAAGATCGGCGAATGCCGACGCATGGTGCTGGCCACCCCGGCCTATTTCGAGCGCCACGGCGAGCCCCGCGCCCCTATCGACCTGGACCGGCACCAGGCGGTCGTCTACAGCCTCGGCGGCGGCAGCCATTGGCGCTTCGAGCGCGCCGAGGAGCAACAGTCGGTCACGGTGCACGGGCGGCTTCGCGTCAGCGCCGCGGAGGGCGTGCGGGCCGCGGTGCTGGCCCATCGCGGGCTGGCCCTGGCCTCGCAATGGATGTTCGCGCCCGAACTGGAAAGCGGCGCGGTGCGCGAGACCCTGGCGGACTGGAACCTGCCTCGCCAGGAACTCTGGGCGGTGTTTCCCACTGGGCGCCTGAGCAGTGCCAAGGCCCGGGCCTTCGTCGATTTCGTCCAGCAGTTGCTGGCCGACCCCGCGCAGGACTGA
- a CDS encoding MFS transporter produces MTSTTPAPHGATATMTRGMVLLFAFCCGAIVANIYYAQPIIELIAPDIGLSPAMASLIVSLTQIGYALGLFFLVPLGDLLENRRLMILTSLVAIASLLGAALTRQPHAFLLVSLLIGFSSVSVQILIPLAAHLTPEESRGRVVGGIMGGLLLGILLARPLSSVVADHFGWRAMFIAAAVLMAAISLVLLLTVPKRQPAHSATYGQLLRSLGSLLRQQPVLRQRAFYQACLFATFSLFWTAVPLELARNHGLSQSQIALFALVGAIGAVAAPISGRLADAGHTRIASLLAILFAGLSFLPAFIHPAYSVVGLAVTGVVLDFCVQMNMVLGQRAVYALDAHSRGRLNALYMTSIFLGGAVGSSIASAVYEQAGWLGIVAIGSALPLLALLRFLGASQKPSPVAA; encoded by the coding sequence ATGACTTCCACCACCCCGGCGCCCCATGGCGCCACTGCAACAATGACCCGCGGCATGGTGCTGCTGTTCGCCTTCTGCTGCGGCGCCATAGTCGCCAACATCTACTACGCCCAGCCGATCATCGAGCTGATTGCCCCGGATATCGGCCTGAGCCCGGCCATGGCCAGCCTGATCGTCTCGCTGACCCAGATCGGCTACGCCCTGGGCCTGTTCTTCCTGGTGCCCCTGGGCGACCTGCTGGAAAACCGCCGGCTGATGATCCTCACCAGCCTGGTGGCCATCGCCAGCCTGCTGGGCGCCGCGCTCACCCGGCAACCGCACGCCTTTCTCCTGGTCTCGCTGCTGATCGGCTTCAGCTCGGTGTCGGTGCAGATCCTGATTCCCCTGGCTGCCCACCTGACGCCGGAGGAATCCCGCGGCCGGGTGGTCGGCGGCATCATGGGCGGCCTGCTGCTGGGCATCCTCCTGGCGCGTCCGCTGTCCAGCGTGGTGGCCGACCACTTTGGCTGGCGCGCGATGTTCATCGCCGCCGCGGTGCTGATGGCCGCCATCAGCCTGGTCCTGCTGCTGACCGTGCCCAAGCGCCAACCCGCCCACAGTGCCACCTACGGCCAGTTACTGCGTTCCCTGGGCAGCCTGCTGCGCCAACAACCGGTGCTGCGCCAGCGGGCGTTCTACCAGGCCTGCCTGTTCGCTACGTTCAGCCTGTTCTGGACCGCCGTGCCGCTGGAGCTGGCGCGCAACCACGGCCTGTCGCAAAGCCAGATCGCCCTGTTCGCCCTGGTCGGCGCCATCGGTGCCGTCGCCGCGCCCATCAGCGGGCGCCTGGCCGATGCCGGGCACACCCGCATCGCCTCGTTGCTGGCGATCCTGTTCGCCGGGCTGAGCTTCCTGCCGGCCTTTATCCATCCCGCCTACAGCGTCGTCGGCCTGGCGGTGACCGGGGTGGTCCTGGACTTCTGCGTGCAGATGAACATGGTCCTCGGCCAGCGCGCGGTCTATGCGCTGGACGCCCATAGCCGCGGCCGCCTGAACGCCCTGTACATGACCAGCATCTTCCTCGGCGGCGCCGTCGGTTCGTCGATCGCCAGCGCGGTGTACGAGCAGGCCGGCTGGCTGGGTATAGTCGCCATCGGCAGCGCCCTGCCGCTGCTGGCCCTGCTGCGCTTCCTCGGCGCTTCGCAGAAGCCGTCGCCCGTCGCCGCCTGA
- a CDS encoding RidA family protein — protein MHKSVFNPPSVFNSTQYGFSQAVEVHGGRRLLLSGQVGVDEREVCVGPGLREQTEQSFDNIARVLAAAGGDLSHVVMLRIYIAEAARDQQEQISQVLLQRFVHQPPASSWIIVSGLSLPEWLIEIEAEAVLPQLHQAGKAALFEAAAGL, from the coding sequence ATGCATAAGTCAGTGTTCAATCCGCCCAGCGTCTTCAATTCCACGCAGTACGGCTTCAGCCAGGCGGTCGAGGTCCATGGCGGGCGGCGCCTGCTGTTGTCCGGCCAGGTGGGGGTCGATGAGCGCGAGGTGTGCGTCGGGCCCGGCTTGCGCGAACAGACCGAGCAGAGTTTCGACAATATCGCCCGGGTCCTGGCGGCGGCGGGTGGCGACCTGAGCCACGTGGTGATGCTGCGGATCTACATCGCCGAGGCGGCCCGCGACCAGCAGGAGCAGATCAGCCAGGTGCTGTTGCAGCGTTTCGTGCATCAGCCGCCGGCCTCCTCGTGGATCATCGTCAGCGGCCTGTCGTTGCCTGAATGGCTGATCGAAATCGAGGCCGAGGCGGTGCTGCCGCAGCTGCATCAGGCGGGGAAGGCGGCGCTGTTCGAAGCCGCTGCCGGGCTTTAA
- a CDS encoding sulfate ABC transporter substrate-binding protein, with protein MKKLVSASLLAAGLALGNVAQAAPTLLNVSYDVMRDFYKDYNSAFQKHWQAEHNENITLQMSFGGSSKQARSVIDGLPADVITMNMATDINALADNGKLVPDNWVTRLPNNSAPFTSATVFIVRKGNPKALKDWPDLLKDGVQVIVPNPKTSGNGRYTYLSAWGYVLKNGGDENKAKDFVGKLFKQAPVLDTGGRAATTTFMTNQIGDVLVTFENEAEMIAREFGRDQFEVIYPSVSAEAEPPVSVVDKVVDKKGSRAAAEEYLKYLWSPEGQEIAANNYLRPRDPKVLAKYTDRFPKVDFLSVEKTFGDWRTVQKTHFNDGGIFDQIYGGK; from the coding sequence GTGAAAAAACTCGTCAGCGCCTCTCTCCTGGCCGCCGGCCTGGCCCTGGGCAACGTCGCCCAGGCCGCCCCGACCCTGCTCAACGTGTCCTACGACGTGATGCGAGACTTCTACAAGGACTACAACAGCGCCTTCCAGAAGCACTGGCAGGCCGAGCACAACGAGAACATCACCCTGCAGATGTCCTTCGGCGGCTCCAGCAAACAGGCACGCTCGGTGATCGACGGCCTGCCGGCCGACGTCATCACCATGAACATGGCGACCGACATCAACGCCCTGGCCGACAATGGCAAGCTGGTGCCGGACAACTGGGTAACCCGCCTGCCGAACAACAGCGCGCCCTTCACCTCGGCCACCGTGTTCATCGTGCGCAAGGGCAACCCCAAGGCCCTGAAAGACTGGCCCGACCTGCTCAAGGATGGCGTGCAAGTGATTGTGCCGAACCCCAAGACCTCGGGTAACGGCCGCTACACCTACCTGTCGGCCTGGGGTTATGTGCTGAAGAACGGCGGCGACGAGAACAAGGCCAAGGACTTCGTCGGCAAGCTGTTCAAGCAGGCGCCGGTACTCGACACCGGCGGTCGCGCCGCCACCACCACCTTCATGACCAACCAGATCGGCGACGTGCTGGTGACCTTCGAGAACGAAGCGGAGATGATCGCCCGGGAATTCGGCCGCGATCAGTTCGAGGTCATCTACCCAAGCGTCTCCGCCGAAGCCGAGCCACCGGTATCGGTGGTGGACAAGGTGGTCGACAAGAAGGGCTCGCGCGCCGCGGCCGAGGAATACCTGAAGTACCTGTGGTCGCCGGAAGGCCAGGAAATCGCCGCCAACAACTACCTGCGCCCACGGGACCCGAAAGTGCTGGCCAAGTACACCGACCGTTTCCCGAAAGTCGACTTCCTGTCGGTGGAGAAAACCTTCGGCGACTGGCGCACCGTGCAGAAGACTCACTTCAACGACGGCGGCATCTTCGACCAGATCTACGGCGGGAAATAA
- a CDS encoding urea transporter: protein MPLDHFNNHCPDWATALLNGFSQIFLQRHPLCGLLCVLAILLSAPALLGGALLGGLAGLLTAQRRGYAKADRQAGLFSYNGVLLGLLLSLRFDWSALLPPLIIACGGVSAILTEQWLKRSRRGSLRTKQGLPAYTAPFVGLAWLLLSLATPLPSAAAAEPWIAPDAVAWLPALFQGLGQVMFLEHPLAGVLIALGLLLAERRAAAWALIGSAAGLGFALLQQEHASALLGLGGYNSVLVALALSQERRRSWLALPGMLLALLLAPGFAALGLPALTAPFILACWLVRAATRVMRQAAMDSAPCASGSNPPRLR, encoded by the coding sequence ATGCCTTTAGACCACTTCAACAATCACTGCCCCGACTGGGCCACCGCCCTGCTCAACGGCTTCAGCCAGATCTTCCTCCAGCGCCATCCGCTGTGCGGCCTGCTGTGCGTGCTGGCGATCCTGCTGAGCGCTCCGGCGCTGCTCGGTGGCGCGCTGCTGGGCGGGCTGGCCGGGCTGCTCACTGCGCAACGCCGGGGTTATGCCAAGGCCGACCGCCAGGCCGGCCTGTTCAGCTATAACGGGGTGCTGCTGGGCCTGCTGCTGAGCCTGCGGTTCGACTGGTCGGCGTTGCTGCCGCCGCTGATCATCGCCTGCGGCGGGGTCAGCGCGATCCTCACCGAGCAATGGCTCAAGCGCAGCCGCCGCGGGAGCCTGCGTACCAAGCAGGGCCTGCCGGCCTACACCGCGCCTTTCGTCGGCCTCGCCTGGTTGCTGCTGAGCCTGGCCACGCCGCTGCCGAGCGCCGCCGCGGCCGAACCCTGGATCGCGCCCGATGCCGTGGCGTGGTTGCCGGCGCTGTTCCAGGGGCTCGGCCAGGTGATGTTCCTCGAGCATCCGCTGGCCGGGGTGCTGATCGCCCTGGGCCTGCTGCTGGCCGAGCGCCGGGCGGCGGCCTGGGCCTTGATCGGCTCGGCGGCGGGCCTGGGTTTCGCCCTGTTGCAACAGGAGCACGCCAGCGCCCTGCTGGGCCTGGGCGGCTACAACAGCGTGCTGGTGGCCCTGGCGCTGAGCCAGGAACGCCGCCGCTCCTGGCTGGCGCTGCCGGGCATGCTGCTGGCGCTGCTGCTCGCCCCGGGCTTCGCCGCGCTGGGCCTGCCCGCCCTTACCGCGCCGTTCATCCTCGCCTGCTGGCTGGTCCGCGCCGCGACGCGGGTGATGCGCCAGGCCGCCATGGACAGTGCGCCTTGCGCTAGCGGGTCCAATCCCCCTAGGCTTCGCTGA
- the pyk gene encoding pyruvate kinase, giving the protein MTPDKKVKILATLGPAIDGIEDIRELVQAGVNIFRLNFSHGDHADHAQRYQWIREVEKQLNYPLGILMDLQGPKLRVGKFAEGKVQLHRGQALRLDLDSTPGDQRRVNLPHPEIIAALEPGMDLLLDDGKLRLRVTAKHADTIDTTVLNGGELSDRKGVNVPQAVLDLSPLTAKDRRDLDFGLELGVDWVALSFVQRPEDIHEARALIGDKAFLMAKIEKPSAVAQLREIAELSDAIMVARGDLGVEVPAESVPQIQKNIIGTCRQLGKPVVVATQMLESMRFSPAPTRAEVTDVANAVAEGADAVMLSAETASGEYPLEAVQMMSKIIRQVESGPDYQTQLDVSRPQAEATVSDAISCAIRRISSILPVAVLVNYSESGSSSLRAARERPTVPILNLTPNLSTARRLTVAWGVHSVVNDRLRQVDEVCSTALEIAQAQGMAKRGDTLVITAGVPFGQPGSTNSLRIETLI; this is encoded by the coding sequence ATGACGCCTGATAAAAAGGTCAAGATCCTCGCCACCCTCGGCCCGGCCATCGATGGCATCGAGGACATCCGTGAACTGGTGCAGGCCGGGGTGAACATCTTTCGCCTCAACTTCAGCCATGGCGACCACGCCGATCACGCCCAGCGCTACCAGTGGATCCGCGAGGTCGAAAAACAGCTGAACTACCCGCTGGGCATCCTGATGGACCTGCAAGGCCCGAAACTGCGGGTCGGCAAGTTCGCCGAGGGCAAGGTGCAGCTGCATCGCGGCCAGGCCCTGCGCCTGGACCTGGACAGCACCCCGGGCGACCAGCGCCGGGTCAACCTGCCCCACCCGGAAATCATCGCGGCCCTCGAGCCCGGCATGGACCTGCTGCTGGACGACGGCAAGCTGCGCCTGCGGGTTACCGCCAAGCATGCCGACACCATCGACACCACGGTGCTCAACGGCGGCGAGCTGTCGGACCGCAAGGGCGTCAACGTCCCGCAGGCGGTGCTCGACCTCAGCCCGCTGACCGCCAAGGACCGCCGCGACCTGGACTTCGGCCTGGAACTGGGGGTGGACTGGGTGGCCCTGTCGTTCGTGCAGCGCCCCGAGGACATCCACGAAGCCCGCGCGCTGATCGGCGACAAGGCATTCCTGATGGCCAAGATCGAAAAACCCTCGGCCGTCGCGCAACTGCGCGAGATCGCCGAGCTGAGCGACGCGATCATGGTGGCCCGCGGCGACCTGGGGGTGGAAGTGCCCGCCGAGAGCGTGCCGCAGATCCAGAAAAACATCATCGGCACCTGCCGCCAGCTGGGTAAGCCGGTGGTGGTGGCCACGCAGATGCTCGAATCCATGCGTTTTTCCCCGGCGCCGACCCGCGCCGAGGTCACCGATGTGGCCAACGCCGTGGCCGAAGGCGCCGACGCGGTGATGCTCTCGGCGGAAACCGCGTCCGGCGAATACCCGCTGGAAGCGGTGCAGATGATGAGCAAGATCATCCGCCAGGTGGAAAGCGGACCGGACTACCAGACCCAGCTCGACGTCAGCCGGCCCCAGGCCGAAGCCACGGTATCGGACGCCATCAGCTGCGCGATCCGGCGCATCAGCAGCATCCTGCCGGTGGCGGTGCTGGTGAACTACAGCGAGTCCGGCAGTTCCAGCCTGCGCGCCGCGCGGGAACGGCCGACGGTGCCGATCCTCAACCTGACGCCGAACCTGTCCACGGCACGCCGCCTGACGGTGGCCTGGGGCGTGCACTCGGTGGTCAACGATCGCCTGAGGCAGGTCGACGAGGTCTGCTCCACCGCCCTGGAGATCGCCCAGGCGCAAGGCATGGCCAAGCGTGGCGACACCCTGGTGATCACCGCGGGCGTACCGTTCGGCCAACCGGGATCGACCAACTCGTTGCGTATCGAAACCCTGATCTGA
- a CDS encoding glycerate kinase yields MPLDPQQFLRELFATAIDAAHPQQVLEAHLPRDRSGRVIVIGAGKAAAAMAQVVERCWQGEVRGLVVTRYGHGAPCEKIEVVEAAHPVPDAAGLAVARRVLELVSDLSEQDRVIFLLSGGGSALLALPAAGITLADKQAINKALLKSGATIGEMNCVRKHLSAIKGGRLAKACWPATVYTYAISDVPGDLATVIASGPTVADPSTSAEALAILKRYAIEVPAAVRSWLQSPESETVKPGDPSLARSHFQLIARPQQSLEAAAVKARQAGFSPLILGDLEGEAREVAKVHAGIARQVVLHGQPLAAPCVILSGGETTVTVRGNGRGGRNAEFLLSLTESLKGLPGVYALAGDTDGIDGSEDNAGALMTPDSYARAAALGLNAAAELDDNNGYGYFAALDGLIVTEPTRTNVNDFRAILILENPKHDA; encoded by the coding sequence ATGCCGCTCGATCCACAACAATTCCTCCGCGAGCTGTTCGCCACCGCCATCGACGCCGCCCATCCGCAGCAGGTCCTCGAGGCCCATTTGCCCCGCGACCGCAGCGGCCGGGTGATCGTCATCGGCGCCGGCAAGGCCGCGGCGGCCATGGCCCAGGTGGTCGAACGCTGCTGGCAGGGCGAAGTCCGCGGGCTGGTGGTGACCCGCTACGGCCACGGCGCACCCTGCGAAAAAATCGAAGTGGTCGAAGCCGCGCATCCGGTGCCCGATGCCGCCGGCCTGGCCGTGGCCCGGCGTGTGCTGGAACTGGTCAGCGACCTGTCGGAGCAGGACCGGGTGATCTTCCTCCTGTCCGGCGGCGGTTCCGCCCTGCTGGCCCTGCCCGCCGCGGGCATCACCCTGGCCGACAAGCAAGCGATCAACAAGGCCCTGCTCAAGTCCGGCGCCACCATCGGCGAGATGAACTGCGTGCGCAAACACCTCTCGGCGATCAAGGGCGGCCGCCTGGCCAAGGCCTGCTGGCCGGCCACCGTCTACACCTACGCGATTTCCGATGTACCGGGCGACCTGGCCACGGTCATCGCCTCCGGCCCTACCGTGGCCGACCCCAGCACCTCGGCCGAAGCCCTGGCGATCCTCAAGCGCTATGCCATCGAGGTCCCGGCGGCCGTGCGCAGCTGGCTGCAAAGCCCGGAATCGGAGACGGTCAAGCCCGGCGACCCGAGCCTGGCGCGCAGCCATTTCCAACTGATCGCCCGACCGCAGCAATCGCTGGAGGCCGCCGCCGTCAAGGCCCGCCAGGCCGGTTTCAGCCCGCTGATCCTCGGCGACCTGGAAGGCGAAGCCCGCGAGGTCGCCAAGGTGCACGCCGGCATCGCCCGCCAGGTGGTGCTGCACGGCCAGCCGCTGGCGGCGCCCTGCGTGATTCTCTCCGGCGGCGAAACCACGGTCACCGTGCGCGGCAATGGCCGCGGCGGACGCAATGCCGAATTCCTCCTGAGCCTAACCGAGAGCCTCAAGGGCCTGCCCGGGGTCTACGCCCTGGCCGGCGACACCGACGGCATCGACGGCTCGGAAGACAACGCCGGCGCCCTCATGACCCCGGACAGCTACGCCCGCGCCGCCGCCCTGGGCCTGAACGCCGCCGCCGAGCTGGACGACAACAACGGCTATGGCTACTTCGCGGCCCTGGACGGCTTGATCGTTACCGAGCCGACCCGCACCAACGTCAACGACTTCCGCGCCATCCTGATCCTCGAGAACCCCAAACATGACGCCTGA
- a CDS encoding 2-hydroxy-3-oxopropionate reductase has protein sequence MAKIGFIGTGIMGHPMASNLQKAGHSLFLSQHHDKAPADLVAAGAIALASPKEVAQEAEFIIVMVPDTPQVEDVLLRADGVAAGVGPGKIVIDMSSISPTATKAFAAKINEKGAQYLDAPVSGGEVGAKAATLSVMVGGDSQAFDRALPLFQAMGKNITLVGGNGDGQTAKVANQIIVALNIQAVAEALLFAAKNGADPAKVREALMGGFASSKILEVHGERMIKGTFDPGFRISLHQKDLNLALQGAKELSINLPNTANAQQVFSTCAAIGGSNWDHSALIKGLEHMANFSIRDK, from the coding sequence ATGGCTAAAATCGGATTCATCGGCACCGGCATCATGGGCCACCCAATGGCTAGCAACCTGCAGAAGGCCGGCCACAGCCTGTTCCTGTCCCAGCACCACGACAAGGCGCCAGCCGACCTGGTCGCCGCCGGCGCCATCGCCCTGGCCAGCCCCAAGGAAGTGGCCCAGGAAGCCGAGTTCATCATCGTCATGGTCCCGGATACCCCCCAGGTCGAAGACGTGCTGCTGCGCGCCGACGGCGTCGCCGCGGGCGTAGGCCCGGGCAAGATCGTGATCGACATGAGTTCGATCTCGCCGACCGCGACCAAGGCCTTCGCCGCGAAGATCAACGAGAAAGGCGCGCAGTACCTGGACGCCCCGGTGTCCGGCGGCGAAGTCGGCGCCAAGGCCGCGACCCTGAGCGTCATGGTCGGCGGCGACAGCCAGGCGTTCGACCGCGCCCTGCCGCTGTTCCAGGCCATGGGCAAGAACATCACCCTGGTCGGCGGCAACGGCGACGGCCAGACCGCCAAGGTGGCGAACCAGATCATCGTCGCCCTGAATATCCAGGCGGTAGCCGAGGCCCTGCTGTTCGCCGCGAAGAACGGCGCCGACCCGGCCAAGGTGCGCGAAGCGCTGATGGGCGGCTTCGCTTCCTCGAAGATCCTCGAAGTGCACGGCGAACGCATGATCAAGGGCACCTTCGACCCGGGCTTCCGCATCAGCCTGCACCAGAAGGACCTGAACCTGGCCCTGCAAGGCGCCAAGGAACTGTCGATCAACCTGCCGAACACCGCCAACGCCCAGCAAGTGTTCAGCACCTGCGCGGCCATCGGCGGCAGCAACTGGGACCACTCGGCACTGATCAAGGGCCTGGAACACATGGCGAACTTCTCGATCCGCGACAAGTAA